The Mauremys reevesii isolate NIE-2019 linkage group 1, ASM1616193v1, whole genome shotgun sequence genome segment GTGCTGTTTCATGTTAACATTGTTTCTCCTTTCAGGCATCCTGGGCACACCCAGAAAGTCAGGAGAACATATGATACGTGAAGGACACACCGTTCTGCCTCggagttggacaccttctcccctactccatgtcagattctaacacaactgacttcaccaacccctccaccttcatcctgctgggcattcctggcctggaggctgcccatgtctggatctccatccccttctgtgccatgtacatcatagccatcttggggaacttcactaTTCTGTTCATTGTAAAGATGGAAcaaagcctccatgagcccatgtactatttcctctgcatgctggccatcactgacctggtcatgtccacatccaccctgcccaaaatgctgagcatcttctggttcagttccagggagatcagtttcagtgcctgcctcacccagatgtacttccttcactgcttctcagcgatggagtctgggatcctcgtggccatggcttttgatcgctacgtagccatctgccatcccctgagacattccactaCCCTGACAGACTCTGTTCTGGCCAAGATAGGCCTGGCTGTGGTGCTGCGCAGTGGCATACTCGCATTACCCTACCCCTTCCTGGCGAGtcggtggccatattgcagaaccaacatcatcccccactccTACTGTGAGCACATAGCTGTGGTGAACCTGGCCTGCACTGACATCAGCATCAGTAGTTACTACGGCCTGTTTGACCTTTTCTCTGTGATCGGAATGGACGTGTTTTTCATCACTGTGTCCTATACTCTGATCCTTCGGGCCATCTtccgcctccccacaaaggatgctcggctcaaaacttttgggacctgcatctctcatctttgtgccatctcagCTTTGTACATCCCAGATTTCTTCTCCTCCCTCACGCACCGGTTTGGCCATAATGTGCCACTGCATTTTCTCGTTCTCATTGCCAATGTGTACCTGGTGGTGCCCCCCGTGCTCcaccccatcatctacggggtgaggaccaaacagatccggggcaggctgctccggctctttactcataaagtcACCTAAATATTTTCTCCTTGTGCTCTGGCTCTGAGACTGAGGTCCGTTCAGAGATGGCTGGTGCATGGTGCTGGGGCCTCTTCCTGAATCATTTACTGGACAGTCAGAGAGACATTAAACCCTTCCCTGTCCTTACGGTGTTGTGTCAGCATGACAAACTGGGGAATCACTCTATGTACAATGCACTGGGTTGACACTTTTCTAATTGCTAGTCTCTGGACTCCTGAAACTGCGATCTTGCCCCATCTATTCTGtcagggctctgcccctgctgtgtgccttctccccaaggccctgcccctgtcacttgctcctctcccacccccctggTCAGTTGCTGGATCATTTCCACGTCCCATATGTAtatgaaaaatattaaataaatattggACCCTGTCATCTCTAATACTATGTTCCCACATATTGTGGCAAGTCTCTTAAGGGACACTGTTTAGTTATAAAATTTTAACATTTATTCTTACTTTGTTATTAActctttggagagagagagatgccatcaggactcctgggatccatctcagctctgggaggcgGGTGGGTTATAATGGGTTACAGCAGGAGGCAGATACATCTGGGGCCTAAATAAGAAGAtccagaatggccatactgggtaaaaccaatggtccatgtagcccaataacctgtcttctgagagtgcccagtgccaggtgcttcagagggaatgaacagaacatgggaATCATCATGTGATTCATGCTCTGTTGCTCactgccagcttctggcaaacagaggctagagacaacatccttgcccatcctaGCCAATAGCCGTTGATGGATCTGTCctacatgaacttatctagttcttacTGGAAGCAGGTCAtagttttagccttcacaacatcctctggcagagagttccacagtttgactgtgaagaaatacttccttttgtttcttttaaacctgctgcctattcctttgattgggtgacccctagttcttgtgttatgtcagagagtaaataacatttcctggTTAatttttttccacaccagtcatgattctaTAGACCTCTCTCACATCtcccttagttatctcttttcccaGCTGTACCCCAATGCAACACCCtgacacccccatattcaccactgttatatatttgcaaaaaGTCTAGTAAAAAtatgtcatgtgaggtgtcaatgtaaaagttatggtttgctgaatattgactctgtgtttgctcctgtggtaaaTCCCACAAGGTCGTTTACATTCAGTGTATCCAGAACAACGTGAATGAAATATTCAAGTGGATGGCCCAACAATGAATACATGTGCCACAGAAGAAACTTATCCCCACCTGATGGACTTACCTGGGGACATTCTGGCTAGAATATAGTTGATGGCCTCACTGAAATCATGCAAAGGCATGTTATTGGCTCATGTgacactggactccatcttgtgcctgtacttttGGTGCAGAAGAAACAAGGAGACTCTCTCTCATTCCTTCAGCAGTTTCAGTGCTGAGGTTCCTGATCAAACTTCTGCCCTTGCTCCTAATCCCATTCCTGGCCTCAGCCCCACTTCTGCCCTGCTGCATTGCTCATTTCTTTCCCCTCCATCTTCTATACCGCTGCCACCTAGGGGTCGTGTCATTTCCCCTGTCCTTGGGCAAACCTCAGAGGGCATTTTTTTTGTCTCCCCTCCCTAACCCTTTAGGGGCTGCTCTCTTCCCTGCacctccctttccctttctggggacagagaagggtTGCACAGAGCCACAGGTACAGTAACCATGGCAGCggtctccccccccacacctttgccTATCTCCATGGACCACAGGGTCGTAACGGGGGCCCAGCCAGATGATTATCATGGGTCCACAATCCTGTTCCCCACTGTGATGCGGGATGAGCTTAACCATTTTCTGGTGGACACCTGTGGTTTCAAGCATAGGGTGAAGCTCCCTTTCCAGCACTGGGGAGACGTCTGTCTCGCCGTCTGGGCCATGAGGGCTGTTTTGGAGGAGTGGAGGGGCCCGGAAGGCAGGACATCCCAGTCTACTGGTGGGCCTACAACTTCTGTGACTCCCTCCTGCCTTTCAGGGATTGTTGTAAGGCCAGCTGGGAATCCTCCTGCCTGTGAGGATCATTCTCAGCCCTCACAATGAAGCCAACCATCTTTTCAACAATGAacaccaaccaaaaaaaaaaaaaaaaaggaaatatggAAAGGATAAAGAAAAACAGGTAACCCCATCTTGAGAAAAGCTTATTAATCACTTCACAGCATTCCTATTATTTTCTTTTACAGGGGGCTTGTAGCCTGTTCAGTTAAAACTGACAGCCACTTTATATCATTTTGCCTCCATATTatactttgtttttttcctgcatttGTGCATTCATATCACATTCCAATTCCTGAGAAGTTTGGGTTAAAGCAACCATATGCTGGGCATTGGCTATATTTTGCATCAGAGCAGTTTGCAAGTCTCTTTTCATGCCCTCATTCTGCAATCTCAACTTCTCCAACGCCTGTTGCAAATTTTCCTTCTCATGTTTCCAGATCTCATGCTCCTCTGCAAACTTATTCACAGTCTGATACATAATCCAAACAGCAGCATTTGTCATTTGTTCCTTGTTAGGAGTGGGAGTGCTACAAGTCTGATATTTTAATAATATTGCATTCAAACACTCTTCCCTGAACACAACAGGAACAGCGTTCGGCAGCCAGGTATCAGAGCCAAGATCTTCACAGTAAACACCCAACAATGATAACTGGGGGTTTCAGGGCATCCCCTTCATTCCCGGTACAGTGACCCTCAGTGGCTGCGTTCGTGAACCCTGAGCTATAaataatataaatcagaagtgatTCAGAACAATATTTAAATGAGTTGGTCAACACCAGGGATCTAGGATACCAAGCTCTTACTGGGCAACAAGTCCAGATAGAGTATTCATTCTGTTTAAAGACCTATTTACTTAGACATGACAgtaaaccatcctctgctaccaaATATTAACACCAGGGGGCGATACAACTCCTGAAATGGATCTTTAATGGCTCACAGTGGAGATGATGACTGTCCTACCAATGAAAGAATTCTCTGCACTCCACAGTATGTTACTGAGAAGGAATTACGCAAGCCGTAATGGGTTATATCAAGCACATAACTCCTAAGTTAGTAGAGCTATACATTTCCCTCAATGAGCCTCTTTTTCACAAGTAGTTCCTGTGCTCGCCCCACGCAGTCCTGCTTGGCAAACAGAGAAGGTGGTTACCAATTTTATATATGGCTTCTTTTCTCTTCAGCTGTTCTCAGCCCTCTGTTCCATCTCAGATTCCCTCAAAGCAAGGCTTTGCCTGCATTGAGATTCCTTTGGTTCACAATCCTATTCAACCACAGAATCATGTTTAGCAGCATTGCAAACTTCTTCAAGTGTCAAAGTTAAGGAATCCCAATCAACCAGTAATTTAATTTTCTTGATACTTCTACTCTTTTTCCTCAGAGGAGTTGCATGTCTTAAAAGCATGTCCAGTGGGTGTCTCGTTACTAATTTTTACCTAATTATTATTTTAGAAGGGGCTAGAGGGCATCAGAATGTAAACAGATAGAGAGaagcctgtgctgaggcagagagcaATTGGCTGTGTGACGTTGCattccatatgctttatggaaatatgcttatgaatatgaatatgacataactggaatattcTTTATGTGAAATGCCTCTTGTAATGTCACACATACTgaatgtgttcatcctatttgtattgTGACAGACTCAGACCAGAAGGATACAAGAGAGGAGTCCTGTTGAGCACCGGGATGTGGGAGAGTGCTAGCTCACCCATTGCTAAAAGCTCCTCCTCCGGCCTAAGAAGGGACTACTAAACCCAGAACCCAACTGAGTTTGGGGGACAACAAATGCAATAATGGGAACAGGGGGTTAAATGGCCAAAACTAGGGAACCAgacggggacactgagcagagaaccctggacagcgccTGTTGCTCCTCAAAGACATCGAGAGAGCTGGCGGATGCtccccagaggaactctgcctggatacGTGAATGGATAAAGGAACAAAAAACAGCGTATAAAGAACCGAGGAGGGCAGAGCACCTGCTGGAACAAACGCACTCGCTCCGGGCCGGATGTCGGGGCATAGATGTTGACAAGATGCAACGT includes the following:
- the LOC120395637 gene encoding olfactory receptor 52E4-like; translated protein: MSDSNTTDFTNPSTFILLGIPGLEAAHVWISIPFCAMYIIAILGNFTILFIVKMEQSLHEPMYYFLCMLAITDLVMSTSTLPKMLSIFWFSSREISFSACLTQMYFLHCFSAMESGILVAMAFDRYVAICHPLRHSTTLTDSVLAKIGLAVVLRSGILALPYPFLASRWPYCRTNIIPHSYCEHIAVVNLACTDISISSYYGLFDLFSVIGMDVFFITVSYTLILRAIFRLPTKDARLKTFGTCISHLCAISALYIPDFFSSLTHRFGHNVPLHFLVLIANVYLVVPPVLHPIIYGVRTKQIRGRLLRLFTHKVT